A window of the Leptospira brenneri genome harbors these coding sequences:
- a CDS encoding tRNA dihydrouridine synthase, whose protein sequence is MRILLAPMEGLLDFRLRDILTQVGGYDECVSEFIRVNDTLLPSHRFYRYVPELYEGCRTKSGVPVKVQLLGSDPNCMAENASKVASLGAYGIDINFGCPAPTVNRNRGGAALLKEPDLMFTIVKTIRSAVPKTIPVTAKMRLGYESTEQALVCAKALEEGGAEEIVVHARTKTDGYKPPAYWDWIHKIRSVVEVPVVANGEIWTVEDAKRCREVSGCTDIMIGRGAVANPMLALLIRGNKNQNLAWEEIKGILFQYWRNLEPSMETKSRIGRIKQWLHYLSLQYPEAKEEFETVKRFTNLETFEKYLGSTSPTLAV, encoded by the coding sequence TTGCGTATCTTACTTGCTCCTATGGAAGGACTTCTTGATTTTCGATTGCGAGATATTCTAACGCAAGTTGGTGGGTATGATGAATGTGTCAGCGAATTCATTCGTGTGAATGACACATTGCTTCCTTCGCATCGATTCTACAGATATGTTCCTGAGTTATATGAAGGTTGCCGAACCAAATCAGGAGTTCCCGTAAAGGTCCAACTTCTGGGTTCGGATCCAAATTGTATGGCAGAAAACGCAAGTAAGGTGGCATCCCTAGGCGCCTACGGAATTGACATTAATTTTGGATGTCCGGCTCCCACAGTGAATAGAAATCGTGGTGGAGCAGCCCTTCTCAAAGAACCTGATCTTATGTTTACGATTGTGAAAACAATTCGTAGTGCCGTTCCCAAAACAATTCCTGTGACTGCTAAGATGCGACTCGGATACGAATCCACCGAACAAGCGCTTGTTTGTGCCAAAGCCCTAGAAGAAGGTGGGGCCGAAGAAATTGTTGTCCATGCCAGAACCAAAACGGATGGATACAAACCACCTGCATATTGGGATTGGATTCACAAAATTCGCTCTGTAGTAGAAGTTCCCGTTGTGGCCAATGGAGAAATTTGGACTGTAGAAGACGCCAAAAGATGTAGAGAAGTTTCAGGTTGCACAGACATTATGATTGGACGCGGAGCTGTTGCAAATCCAATGCTTGCTCTTTTGATTCGAGGAAATAAAAATCAAAATCTGGCTTGGGAAGAAATCAAAGGAATTTTATTTCAGTACTGGCGAAATCTAGAACCATCCATGGAAACAAAAAGTCGAATCGGAAGAATTAAACAATGGTTACACTATCTTTCGCTTCAGTATCCCGAAGCGAAAGAAGAATTTGAAACCGTAAAACGGTTCACAAACCTAGAAACTTTTGAAAAATACCTTGGTTCTACCTCTCCAACTTTAGCAGTATAA
- a CDS encoding DUF2721 domain-containing protein — protein MFDSFSNSEILSGMITPAVLVSACASLIFSTANRLGRIFDRVNLLKSEVELLLEGKRGLQKERMVYLRKQLSVQKKRAVLIQRSMAFLYLATSLFVISSLSLAITLAFAKDLSWIPTVVAISGGICLFLASALLFYESRYNLTFINSQIEFTEFLEREVQEKKS, from the coding sequence ATGTTCGATTCGTTTTCTAATTCTGAAATCCTTTCCGGTATGATCACACCTGCGGTTCTTGTTTCTGCCTGCGCTAGTTTGATATTTTCTACAGCCAATCGACTGGGACGAATTTTTGATCGTGTGAATCTTTTAAAGTCCGAAGTGGAACTTCTTCTAGAAGGCAAACGAGGTTTGCAAAAGGAAAGAATGGTTTACCTTCGAAAACAACTTTCGGTTCAAAAAAAACGGGCCGTCCTCATCCAACGTTCTATGGCTTTTTTGTATTTGGCCACTTCTCTCTTTGTAATTTCTAGTTTGTCCCTTGCCATCACTCTTGCTTTTGCCAAAGATCTGTCTTGGATTCCTACAGTTGTCGCAATATCCGGCGGAATTTGTTTGTTTCTCGCCAGTGCCCTTTTATTTTATGAAAGCAGATACAACCTAACATTCATTAACAGCCAAATTGAGTTCACTGAATTTTTGGAAAGAGAAGTGCAGGAGAAGAAAAGTTAA
- a CDS encoding 3-hydroxyacyl-CoA dehydrogenase family protein, whose amino-acid sequence MREIKTVTILGANGAMGSGSAGVIAAFGGAKVYMLARDVEKAKQGIEAAVASVKTDTIRARMIPGSYDADLEKAVAESDWVFELVAESYEVKEPINTRIAKARRPGTIVSTVSSGLSIGRLAKAYDEDGQKHYYGTHFFNPPYKMILCELVTHSGNDKKVTQALGEYLDKVLGRAVVYTNDTPAFAGNRIGFQLMNEVAHFAEKYADKGGIALLDEIMSGYTGRAMGPLATADFVGLDVHKAIVDNIYDNTKDEAHETFKLPGYFQKLIDAGKLGMKSGGGLTKVVKHADGKREKFVYNIKTGEYDPYPKFDIPFIKEARQKIKDSDYKGAMDVVKKASGVEADIARYFISRYISYSLSLVGEVVDTKENTDGAMGFGFNWVPASAFVDFLGGPKETIKLMEASKIPVPKLLKDAKEGKKFYELGDKLDARSLFKG is encoded by the coding sequence ATGAGAGAAATCAAAACTGTCACGATTTTAGGTGCCAACGGAGCCATGGGTTCTGGAAGTGCGGGCGTCATTGCTGCCTTCGGTGGTGCTAAAGTCTATATGCTCGCTAGAGATGTTGAAAAAGCAAAACAGGGTATCGAAGCCGCTGTCGCATCCGTAAAAACGGATACAATCCGCGCAAGAATGATCCCCGGTTCCTACGATGCGGATCTGGAAAAAGCTGTCGCAGAGTCAGATTGGGTATTCGAACTCGTGGCGGAAAGTTACGAAGTCAAAGAACCGATCAATACTCGTATTGCAAAAGCACGTCGCCCCGGAACCATCGTATCCACTGTGTCTTCTGGACTTTCCATCGGTCGTTTGGCAAAAGCTTACGATGAAGATGGTCAAAAACATTACTACGGAACGCATTTTTTTAACCCTCCTTATAAAATGATCCTTTGTGAACTCGTAACTCACTCCGGAAATGATAAAAAAGTCACACAAGCGTTAGGTGAATACCTAGACAAAGTTCTAGGCCGTGCTGTTGTTTATACAAATGACACTCCTGCTTTTGCTGGAAACCGCATTGGATTTCAGTTAATGAACGAAGTAGCACACTTTGCAGAAAAATATGCTGACAAAGGTGGGATTGCCCTCCTCGACGAAATCATGTCTGGTTACACTGGTCGCGCTATGGGACCACTCGCCACTGCTGACTTCGTGGGACTTGATGTTCACAAAGCCATCGTAGACAATATCTACGACAATACAAAAGACGAAGCTCACGAAACTTTCAAACTACCTGGTTACTTCCAAAAGTTAATCGATGCTGGTAAACTCGGTATGAAATCTGGTGGTGGTCTTACTAAAGTTGTGAAACACGCTGACGGAAAACGTGAGAAGTTTGTTTACAATATCAAAACGGGTGAGTACGATCCGTATCCAAAATTTGATATTCCTTTTATCAAAGAAGCTCGCCAAAAAATCAAAGACTCCGACTACAAAGGTGCGATGGATGTAGTAAAAAAAGCAAGTGGCGTTGAAGCTGACATTGCTCGTTATTTCATTTCACGTTACATTAGTTACTCGCTCTCTCTCGTGGGAGAAGTGGTTGATACTAAAGAAAACACTGATGGCGCTATGGGTTTCGGTTTTAACTGGGTTCCTGCTTCTGCTTTCGTTGATTTCCTTGGTGGACCAAAAGAAACAATTAAGTTAATGGAAGCGTCTAAAATACCAGTTCCAAAACTTTTAAAAGATGCAAAAGAAGGCAAAAAGTTCTACGAACTTGGCGACAAACTTGATGCAAGGTCTCTCTTCAAAGGTTAA